The Coffea arabica cultivar ET-39 chromosome 4e, Coffea Arabica ET-39 HiFi, whole genome shotgun sequence genome includes a window with the following:
- the LOC113742335 gene encoding long chain base biosynthesis protein 2a yields the protein MITIPYLTALTTYFSYGLLFVFGQFRDFFRKIADWWLGSNLQGYAPICLGLEDFYTRRLYLRIQDCFGRPIASPPDSWVDLVERVSKDNNKTLQRTAKISRCLNLGSYNYLGFAAADEYCTPRVIESLKRFSPSTCSTRVDGGTTTLHNELEEVVANFVGKPAAIVFGMGYVTNSAVLPALIGKGGLIISDSLNHNSIVNGARGSGATVRVFQHNMPDHLEKVLREQIAEGQPRTHRPWKKIMVLVEGIYSMEGELCKLPEIVAICKKYRAYVYLDEAHSIGAIGKTGRGVCELLGVDTADVDILMGTFTKSFGSCGGYIAGSKELIQYMKYSCPAHLYATSISPPAAQQIISAIRVILGEDGTSRGAQKLARIRENSNFFRSELQKMGFEVLGDNDSPVMPVMLYNPAKIPAFSRECLKNQVAVVTVAFPATPLLLARARICISASHTREDLIKALEVFSKVGDLIGIKYFPAEPDKQQQDDGRVKLE from the exons ATGATTACCATTCCGTATCTGACCGCCTTAACAACTTACTTCAGCTACGGCCTCCTCTTCGTCTTCGGCCAATTTCGTGACTTTTTCCGTAAAATTGCGGATTGGTGGCTCGGCAGCAATCTTCAG GGATATGCCCCGATCTGCCTAGGGTTGGAGGATTTCTATACTCGGCGGCTGTATCTTCGGATTCAG GATTGTTTTGGACGACCAATAGCAAGTCCTCCGGATTCTTGGGTTGATTTGGTTGAACGTGTATCCAAGGACAACAACAAGACGCTGCA GCGGACCGCAAAAATTAGTAGATGCCTTAACTTGGGATCATATAACTACCTCGGGTTTGCTGCAGCAGATGAATACTGCACCCCCCGTGTGATTGAATCTCTGAAGAGATTTTCCCCAAGCACCTGTAGTACTCGTGTTGATGGAG GTACAACAACGCTTCACAATGAATTGGAAGAGGTTGTGGCAAATTTTGTTGGAAAGCCAGCTGCTATTGTTTTCGGTATGGGTTACGTAACAAACTCAGCTGTTCTCCCTGCCTTGATTGGGAAG GGAGGCTTGATTATCAGTGATTCTCTTAACCACAATTCCATAGTCAATGGTGCTCGAGGGTCAGGGGCCACCGTTCGTGTTTTCCAACATAATA TGCCTGACCATCTGGAGAAAGTCCTAAGAGAACAAATTGCTGAGGGGCAACCAAGGACACATAGACCTTGGAAAAAGATTATGGTTTTAGTGGAGGGAATATACAGCATGGAAGGGGAACTCTGCAAACTTCCAGAGATTGTTGCCATATGCAAAAAGTATAGG GCGTATGTTTACTTGGATGAGGCTCACAGCATTGGGGCAATTGGCAAAACAGGGAGGGGTGTTTGTGAGCTATTGGGAGTTGATACAGCAGATGTGGATATTTTGATGGGAACTTTCACAAAATCGTTTGGGTCATGTGGTGGTTATATTGCAGGGTCTAAG GAACTTATTCAATATATGAAGTATTCTTGCCCTGCTCATCTGTATGCTACATCGATTTCTCCTCCAGCTGCCCAACAAATTATTTCTGCCATAAGGGTCATCCTTGGGGAGGATGGTACTAGCAGAG GCGCTCAAAAGCTAGCAAGAATACGCGAGAATAGCAACTTTTTCCGTTCTGAACTACAGAAAATGGGATTTGAGGTTTTGGGAGATAATGATTCTCCTGTAATGCCTGTAATGCTCTACAATCCGGCAAAAATACCTGCTTTTTCACGGGAGTGTCTCAAGAATCAG GTGGCTGTTGTTACGGTTGCGTTTCCAGCTACACCTTTGCTGTTGGCTAGAGCTCGCATCTGTATTTCTGCTTCACACACACGGGAAGATCTCATCAAAGCCTTAGAG GTTTTCAGCAAAGTAGGAGATCTAATAGGCATTAAATACTTCCCCGCCGAACCCGATAAACAACAGCAAGATGATGGCAGAGTTAAGTTAGAGTGA
- the LOC113741517 gene encoding uncharacterized protein, with the protein MAELNPLDGQINGGGGGGGGGGNGETMVGTATKRQRRPSVRLGDIGGDPPLAAYEHLHQQHRRASSKQQLQYQWKQQQKGSRLRNNETLAVDKNGISNSEDGIEGFVNEGEEGNEGDMDLDRVAIGSWKTFRDSSMKSKRGRGGSIRKRVRSNWVSSKVDESGKLLTSGGEGEGDGEEGFHLDNDDGMDRDFARENSDEEVDRNESPIRSFENNDADIDVDRERGFLKVGEKNRRVTTRVSDEMEGPSDSVERNGVKAWLNQLGLGRYAPVFEIHEVDDEVLPMLTLEDLKDMGINAVGTRRKMYCSIQKLNKGFS; encoded by the coding sequence ATGGCCGAGCTAAACCCACTTGACGGACAAATTAACGGAGGCGGcggcggaggaggaggaggaggaaatgGGGAGACGATGGTGGGGACGGCGACGAAGCGGCAGAGAAGGCCGAGTGTGAGATTAGGCGACATTGGAGGCGACCCACCACTGGCGGCCTATGAACACCTGCACCAGCAACATAGGAGGGCCTCATCCAAGCAGCAGCTGCAGTATCAATGGAAGCAGCAGCAGAAAGGTTCGAGATTGAGAAATAATGAAACCCTAGCGGTGGATAAGAATGGGATTAGCAATAGCGAAGATGGGATTGAGGGTTTTGTTAATGAAGGCGAGGAAGGTAATGAAGGGGATATGGATTTGGATAGGGTTGCTATTGGGAGCTGGAAAACCTTTCGGGATTCGTCGATGAAATcgaagagggggagagggggTTCTATTAGGAAGAGGGTTAGGTCGAATTGGGTTTCGTCTAAAGTTGATGAAAGTGGGAAATTATTGACCAGTGGaggtgaaggggaaggggatgGGGAAGAGGGTTTTCATTTGGACAATGATGATGGGATGGATAGGGATTTTGCACGTGAAAACTCTGATGAGGAGGTGGACAGAAATGAGAGCCCAATTCGTTCTTTTGAGAATAATGATGCGGATATTGATGTGGATAGAGAAAGAGGGTTTTTGAAAGTAGGGGAGAAAAACAGGAGAGTGACTACTAGGGTTTCTGATGAAATGGAGGGGCCTAGTGATTCGGTAGAGAGAAATGGAGTGAAGGCTTGGTTGAACCAGTTGGGCTTAGGGAGATATGCCCCAGTTTTCGAGATTCATGAGGTGGATGATGAGGTTTTGCCAATGTTGACACTGGAGGATTTGAAGGATATGGGAATTAATGCTGTTGGGACGCGGAGGAAAATGTATTGCTCAATTCAGAAGCTCAATAAGGGATTCTCCTAG